A genomic stretch from Setaria italica strain Yugu1 chromosome VII, Setaria_italica_v2.0, whole genome shotgun sequence includes:
- the LOC101759533 gene encoding uncharacterized protein LOC101759533 — protein sequence MASVRALLACAAAATVFLVAAVGAQPMDPNNPIMSDPNVIPVYMSPGSPPTYVSCYNNTHGEQGSEPTCSILARQCPRGCRDTCYVHCPTCKLVCLCELTGTECYDPRFVGGDGNKFLFHGRRDADFCLVSDANLHINAHFIGKRGARGARDFTWVQALGIRFGGHRLYLGVRRTATWDAAVDRLAITFDGAPVPLDAAAGASWSPTAAPALSIFRTGAANGVVVRLDGRFRIVADAVPVTEEDSRVHGYGIRPEDGSLAHLNVAFKFYAISADVHGVLGQTYRPDYVSAGVDAGARVPVMGGAARYQVSDILATDCEVARFAGDDAGLAGPMDIIEEPTDALCGSGKGGAGLVCKK from the exons ATGGCCTCCGTCCGGGCGCTgctcgcctgcgccgccgccgccaccgtcttcCTCGTCGCGGCGGTGGGCGCCCAGCCGATGGACCCGAACAACCCCATCATGTCGGACCCGAACGTGATCCCCGTGTACATGAGCCCCGGCTCTCCCCCCACCTACGTGAGCTGCTACAACAACACCCATGGCGAGCAAGGGTCGGAGCCCACGTGCTCCATCCTCGCCCGCCAGTGCCCCCGCGGCTGCCGCGACACCTGCTACGTCCACTGTCCCACCTGCAAGCTCGTCTGCC TGTGCGAGCTGACCGGAACGGAGTGCTACGACCCGCGCTtcgtgggcggcgacggcaacaAGTTCCTTTTCCACGGCCGGCGGGACGCGGACTTCTGCCTGGTCTCCGACGCCAACCTGCACATCAACGCGCACTTCATCGGCAAGCGCGGCGCCCGGGGCGCGCGGGACTTCACGTGGGTGCAGGCGCTGGGCATCCGCTTCGGCGGTCACCGCCTGTACCTCGGCGTCCGGCGGACGGCCACCTGGGACGCCGCCGTGGACCGCctcgccatcaccttcgacggCGCGCCCGTcccgctcgacgccgccgccggcgccagctgGAGCCCCACCGCGGCGCCCGCGCTCTCCATCTTCCGCACGGGCGCCGCCAACGGCGTGGTGGTGCGCCTCGACGGCCGGTTCCGGATCGTCGCCGACGCGGTGCCCGTCACCGAGGAGGACTCGAGGGTCCACGGCTACGGCATTCGCCCCGAGGACGGCAGCCTCGCGCACCTCAACGTGGCGTTCAAGTTCTACGCCATCAGCGCCGACGTGCACGGCGTGCTGGGCCAGACCTACAGGCCGGACTACGTGAGCGCCGGGGTGGACGCCGGCGCCAGGGTGCCCGTCATGGGCGGCGCCGCCAGGTACCAGGTGTCGGACATCTTGGCCACGGATTGCGAGGTGGCGCggttcgccggcgacgacgcagGGCTCGCCGGGCCCATGGACATCATCGAGGAGCCCACCGACGCGCTCTGCGGTAGCGGCAAGGGCGGCGCCGGCCTGGTCTGCAAGAAGTGA